CGACGCAGCGTCTAACCTTCACATATGGGACATGTTGAAAGATGATGGACAGCCTGTTAAGACAGAGACATTTTGTGCTGATAGGTAACACCAACTAAATGAGTGACATATATAACAAAACTTTTATGCCATTCTGTGTTTATATCAGGtgtgtgctttgtgtttttagggTAACAGCTATGGCTGTGTTTGGAGACTCAGGACAACAAAACACATACTCAGGAATTGCGCTGGCACATGAGTCAGGAAACATAGAGCTGCAATATTTCACTCAACCTTTGACGTTGCCCAACCCTGCAGAGGAGGGAAAGTTGGAGAGCTTAATGACTGAAGCCTTTTGAAACCCTCCATCTTGACTTCATACTGATACCGACTCACTTTAGTGTTACTTTAAAGGTtcaattcatttgaaaacacaGAAGGAGCAAGTTCAACTAATACAACTTCTATAGACATCATCCTATATACTTtgctgtttctttattttatagtttaatGCGAAATTGAACAAACATGGGGTGAACATGGCCATGAGGGGAATGTTGTTAATTCGTCGATTGTCCTTAGTTTAAAAAGAATATTGTACACGTTTGTGgatatatgaaaatatttatactttctggctataaaatatttttattacaaagtgtgagttattttaaataaatgtagtaAATCTGTATATACaatgttgggttttatttttcctttcatatACATATCACACCATAAAGTAATGTCATGTGTAAAATTACTCAATTTGACTTTTAACAGAAACAGAATTAGGTTAGACACTAACTgcatcatgggagaagaagtggagaTGGTTGAggagtataataataataataataataataataataataatacatgtTATTTATATAGTACTTTTCTAAAAACTCACACTTTGCAGGATTTGGGGAAAATTACAAACAGTACTTCAGTACatcaaacaaaatcataaaaggtaaaaaaaaacaaaaaacttaaatacATAGCACTGGACAACAACAGAGTGTCTTCAGGTGGAGACTTTTTTagatttgctgtaatacagactgctacagaaGACCCTATAAACAGCTATTAGCAtcaactctttgaagaaccttgggggatatgagttacaacaacatttatctTCCATTTGGGACTAATAAACTATTTTGGAATGGAATTgaattatctttaaaatatttttgaaataaagcaaGAGTTTTTGCAGCCAAGTAACTATGGTTGCCTAGAAACAAGTGAAGAACAAGGGaaacaatttaaagaaatacaaaatgagAGTAGTGATTTGCATTCTTGCAGCTCAAAGAGGTTAaactttttggattttattgtttatttttcatagaCTCGAACAGtactttctttaatattttacaaattaccAACAAAAGATTACAACATCAGAGATTTACACCCATTGGATGTTGGATGCCTATGCATAACTTGGTATTGTATtgcactattattattattagtagtagtagtagtatcaGTTGCACAAATGAAGTATGAAGGGTTTGAGATAATTGAGAAatgattttaacttttatatgaaaaattTCAATACACTTCCATGACACTTTTAAAGTTTACAATGTGGATTCATTTATAATTCAATTGACTTGATTGTTTTCACTTCCCAGAGTGCCTTGCATTAGCTTCTTTGTAATGCAGGCATGGGGAACgttttcttacattttcctCAGGATGAGTACACTTATTTATTCTCAGATTTCTGCAGAGCTTTACAAGCAGAAAGATTTAGAGCAGAATCACATCTCAGACTTGAAGAACACCACCCCCTGAAGATCGAGTCATTTTGAGGTAGTGACTCCAGGACAGGAGAGCAAATCATCCAAGGTTCAGCATAGAGGGTGTTATCTTAGCTCTCTAAGATGACAGAACCAACAAGACatcaatctcagaaatttcacaTTTACGATAAAAGGCAGACTGGAAACAAGGTAGATCAGCTTGAAGGTGGTTACCAGGAAGTTATTGCTGTAACTATCAGTAAAGCATTCTATTTGTGTCTGCAGGTTTTTGCCTATGAAGAGGATGAGCACTTCCTTGTTCATGGGTTCTATCACTTCAAGCATTTCCCCTGTGACAGCCCAGTACGTTTCATGATACACTCCCCTGCAATTCATGCCTTCATCAGCCTCCACGCAGACAACAAAGTAAGCCTTTTCAGACCTAAATGCTATAGGGAGACCATCTGGAGAAGAATGCCCTTTTTGGGCCTGACTCCTACAAAGGTCCTGGGATGGATAATAGGCTGGGGCCCCGGGCCCATCTTCACTCTCCTGGACAATGAATTGCGGCATTTGGATACTGCGGACAACGCTCTTGATATTCGACTGTGTGAGGCGGCGGAGCATTCCTGGGAGCTGGTTACTGTAGGCTTTGggaacgtgtgtgtgtggtcgGTGTTGCTCATGAGGTGCAGAGTGAAGATACAGGAAGGGCTGCAGCAGAGAGCTTTCACTCACATGGCATTGGCTCCTCCACAGAAGAAGAGGCCTCACCGTGCCTTTGTTGCATGTGGAATGGAGGTTACTGTGATCAACCTCGATGATGGGGTGGTTCTGGATCACCAGGAGGAACTCTGTCCAAGGTCTGCAGGATCATGATGATGTTATGCACAATTATTGGTTTTGTGGTATCTATGCAGTTTTACCTTTGTTGAGCTCATTCTTTGGTTTACAATCTCATGCACCACCTTAGTAGCTGGAGCATGAAAGCATATAAATGACTAAATTTTCCTCAGTATGAAgagctgtaaaatgtaaatgtactCGTTTTACTATTTTCATTGTCTTAAATTACAACCACTACATATACGTTTTACGTGTCCTACAAAATAGCGCATTTCaacaatgttttacaaataactgCAGTTGTATTTTGCCCACCAGAGCCAATGCTTTGTTAAAGTGAAACAGCAAGCTCAATTTGTGGTAATGGCAGTTCCAGTGTCAGCTGCCTGTAGGTGCCACGGAAACTGTGGCAGCTGGCACTGATTGaacataaatatgaatatatttgtttcaaataaataaataaaacaaacaagaatatTATTTATCCCACTAAGTTCCACTGCTACCGAACCGAAGTAGTGACAAGCAATGGCAGCTGACACCAGAACTGCCACTTTACATCAAGTAAGTACAGTCAAAATAGTAGTCAAAATAGGTCTTACATGATTTAATAACCAATAACAttatcatttcaaaaataattatttacaaacACAATATCATTAgcacattttgagaaaattgttGTCAGCATTCACCAAAATAGCGGCAGCAGTGGTGGAAGCTCTGGCATCCTTGTGTCAGCTGCTGAAAGTTGCCACTACTAAGCTGTGGCAGCTTCTGGCTGCCACTGTCTCGAACTGAGTTcgaccttgctgttgttaagcCACCTTTTACTTTGATTGCAGCCTCTATGGCTACTGGCTTTACACATCTAGGCTGAAATTTCTCAGTTGGACTTCGACTGGAACATTCCAGGACAATGTGAATTTTtcattaatcattttattgGGTTGTATTTTTAATGATGAACTTCATCCTCCCCGTTCAATTATGTgctattttgtgtttgtctagCATTGTGATTTTAGTATGACAAAGTGTGACAAATTAAAggactttaaataaattttgcaTGACACTTGATGTTAATAATCTATTTCTGACATAAATGTTGGTGTAATCAGCAGtacttaacatattttttatggaAATCCTATCTGTATGATTTATGGCATgacttagtttttttcttttatttatttattttttttaatataaccaGCCATcattgttttatatgtattaatttgaaaaatggaTCCTTATATAATAAGCTggtaagttattttaaaaagatatagAAGTGTATTGCTGAGAACTGttttaaaagactttttctCTCACAGTGAAATCACCGCAATGTTGTTCTGCACCCAACTTGACTGTTTGATCACCGGTTTCCAAGATTATGCCATCACGGTCTGGGGTCTTGACTGGGTTCCACGTGTGACTTTTTTTGGACATGATGGTAACTTTAAGATTAAACTGCTTCaggttcaatatttatttatataaccaATTGACTTCATTTTGTCTAACTTCTATTTGTTTGTTCTACTTAGGTGTGGTGAATTCGCTGTACTattgctccaaaacaaacctgCTAGTCTCATGCTCTGCAGACTGCACCATCCGTAGCTGGGATGTAAAAAAGAACTTGGCAATCGATTGTTTCCACACAGACCAGAACAACCCTCCACTGTGTTTGGTTGGCATAAAGAACGAACacccatttttctctttttctgacaAAGGTGTGGATCTTTGGTTTCTAACAGCTTGGTACACCCTCCACACAAAGATCAAAGGGGATGAAGACATCGCATTGAAACAAATCTTAGTCTCACATTTGCCTCCTTGCTACCCAACCCGAGTGACTTGTGTCAGTGAAGATGATCATATCTatctggtttctgctggaacagAAGAAATGCTGACTTCCTTTAAGGCAGGAAAGACGGTATTATGTGCTGCCTACTGCCTTCAAAAAGAGCTTTTGTTTGTCTTGACTCAGGGTGGTACCTTATTGCAAGTCAACTCACTCGCTAATCCAGCCACTTTGATACAAGAATGGGAAGGCAGAGGCCGGGGTCCCTGGCCAATATCAGACACTCTAAGTAAAAAGGATGTCCAAAATCTGCCGGAGCCTGGCCCCGCCTGTTGCATGGTGACTTACAGCTACTTGGGAGACCCTAAGAAGGCTTTAGAgaagtggaaaagtttaaaaaatggaaGAGGCAGCAGTCAGAGGGACAGCAAACATATTGATCATTTCAAGAATAAGTAAGCAGCTTCTCTTTACATAAAAGTGGTATATTGCCAGATGTATTCGCTCACAGATCCAGATCATTAAATCCAGGTGTCTCAGTTGCTTCCATGGCCACAGGTGTATAAAATCCAGCACTTCAGCATGCAAATTGCTTCTTCAAATGAATTGCCCTCAGGAACTCAGTGAAATTTCAATGTAGTGTCATAATAGGATGCCTCGTGCACAAGTCCAGTCGTTAAATGTCCTCCCTGCTGAATATTTTACAGTCAGCTCTTAGTGGTATTAAAGGTGCAGCATGCAAGTTTTGTAAATAgtatgtttacatatttaatagAGTTGTGATATTCTGTGAAAAAACTGTCAGTCATGCTTGTGTTcgtgctgctcaatgtgctaatggcagaggaAGCCGTGCTAATGGAGGAGAAGCAGACATTATATTAAACCCCACAGATTAAAAATGGGATGTCACTCAGGAATGTGTGTGAAGGCAGATGAGTGAATACCTATGGTATTATACGGTAGTGCATTTGAACTACTAGAAGTTGTTCTATTGTGTGTAATTCtttatacattttgtgtttgaatcAGATTTTGGGTTATCATTGGCCAAAGTGGTGGCTGTGTGAGTGTCCTCGCAATGGATGATGGGACGCTCCTGTACAGAACCCCTGCACACAAGGGCAAGGATGTCACAGCAATGAAGGCCTACTCGAAGAACAACTACCTCCTCTCCTCGGGtgaatttaaatcaaatatttatatatcCTCACACGTCTTTTTCAAAGAAGTTTTGATTACTTTAAATCTAATCATCAAGGTGAGGACTTGACGGTGGTGGTGTGGAGAATTCACCCCGATGCTGCAACGTGTCTCACCCATTGGCAGACGGTGATATGTTATGAGCCTCAGGTCTACCTGGCGGCCCTGGAGCTGCAGGTGGCCCTGGCGTTTCAAGAGCCTAACAGCAAGTCCTACAGCCTACAACTCTACCATGTGGAAAACCTGAAACGAGCAGAATGTCAGCAAAAAAATGCACATATAGATTCCCTCACAGGTCACGGCTTGGTATAACCTCTACATGGGAAACTGCAAAAGGGATTTTTACCCGAGTAACTcatttttgtggtttgtttttgttttgcaggagTGTGTGCAATTCCTGAAATAAAGGCATTTGCTTCCTGCAGTCTGGATAAGACAGTTCGCATCTGGAATGAGAAGAATAAGCTCATCTGGTTGGACTTACTTCATATCTTCTTTTTAAccctgctttattttatttaccagAATGTTTATGTGTTTTGGGTTAGGGTTATAAAATTATCCACActacttgaactttttccaattttgtcacattgcaatcATAGACTTCAATGTTCAACTCTGTGAAGGGAAAGATGTTAAATTTATACCAAAAGAgtccaaaagtaaaatatttaatcattatgcaaaatgttgtttaaagAGGTAAAATTCACATTGCATCCCCCTAAccttctttgtgttggtgtacAACAAAATAGGAACAAGTTCAAGGGACATaaacacttttgcaagacattgcatattttagaataaatattcaaacaccatatattttgttttcagggtGCAACAGCTTGTGGCAGCACCTCAGTGTATGGAATACAGTGGAAACGGGGAGCTATTTCTGGGCATGAATGGGGACCTGTACAGGCTAGAGTTTGCACAGTTTCTACCAAAGAAATACCAACGAATGGTGCAACTATTGGCTGCTTATTATTTAcctgaatttaaaaattgcacaCAGGCAAGTTTTATTATCACtatgcctgattttttttttccagcttcgCTGCTactattttgaaaatgtccttTCTGAGCTGCCTACTTCTGAGGTTGAAAAAACACGCGACAAAGCAGAGTAAGACAGGTTCCACTTTCAGGTTACAATAATAATGCAATTATCTGAATAAGTTCTGAGCACTTTTGTATTCTAGTATGTCAATTAGTGAGGCAGAAAGATTAAAGGAAGCTATCAGCAGCAATGAGGTAATGAATATATACCTGCAGCACGACAAGGTGAGTATATAAAAAGGTACATTTTAAGATCTGCTGAACAcagtaataattaaaatacctggctcataaatacattttttcccaCCTGTGTCAGAGGGCTTCAGTGATCATAGACATGGACCTGAAGGCTCTAATAAAGGGAGACGTAATTTGCACACAAAAGAAAACTCACAGTACTAAACAAACCAAGAAAGAGGCCTTTGACCAATACATGCATGATTTATATGGATTGTCACCTTGTGAGCAGGTATATTTCAGCAAAAACTCTTTTTCACCTGATTTTCTCAAGtacttgaaaataaatgaaactgtcAAACAGTCCAGTATATAAATCTCTAATATACTGAACTAGTTTTCAGTGATTCTCAAAAGTATGCAAGCAGGTCTCTCTTGAAAAGTAAATCTTGCATCTCATTGAGACAGACTGTTTAAACAAAggtcaaataaatacattaatgcACATCCCGGTTAAATGGCCAGGTTTTGTAATGTTATAAGACCGGATGAATGTGACATATATGACAGATCCTTTAGgagtgaaatatatatatatattttaaagatgaaacaCCCTGCATAGAAGGAAGAAGTGGGCAAGCCCTTAAATTCCCTAT
This portion of the Xiphophorus hellerii strain 12219 chromosome 21, Xiphophorus_hellerii-4.1, whole genome shotgun sequence genome encodes:
- the wdr97 gene encoding WD repeat-containing protein 97 isoform X1, yielding MTEPTRHQSQKFHIYDKRQTGNKVDQLEGGYQEVIAVTISKAFYLCLQVFAYEEDEHFLVHGFYHFKHFPCDSPVRFMIHSPAIHAFISLHADNKVSLFRPKCYRETIWRRMPFLGLTPTKVLGWIIGWGPGPIFTLLDNELRHLDTADNALDIRLCEAAEHSWELVTVGFGNVCVWSVLLMRCRVKIQEGLQQRAFTHMALAPPQKKRPHRAFVACGMEVTVINLDDGVVLDHQEELCPSEITAMLFCTQLDCLITGFQDYAITVWGLDWVPRVTFFGHDGVVNSLYYCSKTNLLVSCSADCTIRSWDVKKNLAIDCFHTDQNNPPLCLVGIKNEHPFFSFSDKGVDLWFLTAWYTLHTKIKGDEDIALKQILVSHLPPCYPTRVTCVSEDDHIYLVSAGTEEMLTSFKAGKTVLCAAYCLQKELLFVLTQGGTLLQVNSLANPATLIQEWEGRGRGPWPISDTLSKKDVQNLPEPGPACCMVTYSYLGDPKKALEKWKSLKNGRGSSQRDSKHIDHFKNKFWVIIGQSGGCVSVLAMDDGTLLYRTPAHKGKDVTAMKAYSKNNYLLSSGEDLTVVVWRIHPDAATCLTHWQTVICYEPQVYLAALELQVALAFQEPNSKSYSLQLYHVENLKRAECQQKNAHIDSLTGVCAIPEIKAFASCSLDKTVRIWNEKNKLIWLDLLHIFFLTLLYFIYQNVYVFWVRVIKLSTLLELFPILSHCNHRLQCSTL
- the wdr97 gene encoding WD repeat-containing protein 97 isoform X2: MTEPTRHQSQKFHIYDKRQTGNKVFAYEEDEHFLVHGFYHFKHFPCDSPVRFMIHSPAIHAFISLHADNKVSLFRPKCYRETIWRRMPFLGLTPTKVLGWIIGWGPGPIFTLLDNELRHLDTADNALDIRLCEAAEHSWELVTVGFGNVCVWSVLLMRCRVKIQEGLQQRAFTHMALAPPQKKRPHRAFVACGMEVTVINLDDGVVLDHQEELCPSEITAMLFCTQLDCLITGFQDYAITVWGLDWVPRVTFFGHDGVVNSLYYCSKTNLLVSCSADCTIRSWDVKKNLAIDCFHTDQNNPPLCLVGIKNEHPFFSFSDKGVDLWFLTAWYTLHTKIKGDEDIALKQILVSHLPPCYPTRVTCVSEDDHIYLVSAGTEEMLTSFKAGKTVLCAAYCLQKELLFVLTQGGTLLQVNSLANPATLIQEWEGRGRGPWPISDTLSKKDVQNLPEPGPACCMVTYSYLGDPKKALEKWKSLKNGRGSSQRDSKHIDHFKNKFWVIIGQSGGCVSVLAMDDGTLLYRTPAHKGKDVTAMKAYSKNNYLLSSGEDLTVVVWRIHPDAATCLTHWQTVICYEPQVYLAALELQVALAFQEPNSKSYSLQLYHVENLKRAECQQKNAHIDSLTGVCAIPEIKAFASCSLDKTVRIWNEKNKLIWLDLLHIFFLTLLYFIYQNVYVFWVRVIKLSTLLELFPILSHCNHRLQCSTL